AGGGGTGAGACTATGTATCAAGTAGTGACCATGTATGGCGATAATGAACCATGGTGGTTTTTTGAAGAATGGGAAGAAGATATTCAAGAAGAGACAAGCTTTTTATCATTAGAAGAGGCAAAACGTTTCTTTCAGGAAAAATGGGAAATTATTTATAACAATTATACATATATTAATGCCAAAACGAACTTTTTAAGTGCTTTTTGGAATGAAGGCGAAGAACGTTGGTGTGAAGAGTGTGATGATGACTTGCAGCAATATAAAGGGTTGGCATTATTAAAGGATCATCAACCAATTTCAGTCGAAAGTGAAAGGAAATTTTATGAAGCAACTAATTCTAGCGGAAAAGCCAAGCGTTGCCAAAGACCTGAGTAAAGTTTTAGGAGCTAATAAAAAAACAAAGAATTACTACGAAGGGCCAGATGTGATTGTCACATGGGCCCTTGGTCATTTATTGGGTCTAAAAATGCCAGAAGATATCGATAAAAATTGGCAAACATGGCAAATGGAAACATTACCAATGATTCCAAAACAGATTGGAATCAAACCATTACCTAAAACAGGACAACAATTAAAAGCGATTAAACAATTAGCCCACCGAAAAGATGTAAAAGAATTTGTTATTGCGACCGATGCTGGTAGAGAAGGCGAACTAGTCGCACGTTGGATTCTGGAATGGATCCATTTCAATAAACCAGTGAAACGTTTGTGGATTTCTTCGCAAACAAATAAAGCGATAAAAGAAGGATTTAAGCATTTAAAACCAGCTAAACAATATGATGACCTTTACGAATCAGCACTAGCTAGGTCAAAAGCTGATTGGTTAATTGGTTTGAATATTTCAAGAGCTTTGACAGTAAAATATGAAGATAGCTTAAATGCTGGAAGGGTTCAAACTCCTACTTTATCTTTTGTGCGTCAGCAAGAAAAACAAATTGATAAGTTTCGTCCACAAACATATTACCGTATTGAATTAGAAGTGGAAGGGCAGAAAGCTTTTCGCCTTCAAAAAAACCCATACGAAATAAAAGAACAACAAACAGCACAAGAGTTAATTGAACAAATGAAGCAACATACAGGGACGGTAACCAAAGTTTCAGAAAAAACAAAAACTGAAAATGCCCCGTTACCTTATGACTTAACCGAGATTCAAAGAGTAGCAAACCAGCGATACAATTTTTCTGCTAAAAAGACTCTTTCATTAGTGCAAAGTCTTTATGAAACACATAAAGTAGTCACCTATCCGCGTACAGATAGTAAATATTTAACGAATGATATGAAAAAAACGATGAAAGAACGTCTGCAAGCAGTAGCAAACTTTGCTCCAGAGGTCAAAGAATATATTAAAGCAGGAGCTAACGTTAAACAAAAAGCGGTATTTAACGATGCGAAAGTTACTGACCATTCTGGTTTGATACCTACAGAGCAACGTGCTAATTCGGCGAAATTTTCAAATGACGAGCAAAAAATTTATAACATGATTGTCTCTCGTTTTTTGGCTTTGTTTGCTAATCCACATAAAAAACTACAACAAAAAGCCACAGTTGCTTTTGCTGATGAACATTTTGTATTTACACAAAATAAAGTAATTGAAGCTGGTTGGAAGCCGACAGAAGATACTTCTGATGCTACTGCTCAGTGGCAAGAAGGGCAAAAAATTCGACCGAATTTTTCTATTAAAAAAGAGTTAACCAAACCACCAAAGCCGTTAGACGAAAGTACACTTTTGGAAAAAATGGAAAAGTTTGATCTAGGAACACCTGCAACGCGAGCAGAAATTATTGAAAAGTTGCTTCGTTCTGAATTGATGGAAAGAACTCCAAATGGATTGCAAGTATCACCTAAGGGTAAACAACTATTAGATTTGGTCAATTCATCTTTAGTCACTCCTGATTTAACTAAAAAATGGGAAGATGAGCTAGAAGCAATTGCTAAAGGGAAATTTTCAGCTAATAAATTCTTGAAACAAATTGAGCAAGATACTAAACAATTGGTTAAGGAAGTCAAGCAAAGTCAGAAGAAATACCAAGACTTTTCTATAACACAAAAAGAGTGCCCTAAGTGCGGGTCTTTCTTGCGCGAGAAAAATACAAGAGACGGTAGGATTTATGTTTGTTCGAATTCTGAATGTGACTATCATCGCCGCAAAGATCCTAAAGTAAGTAATCATCGTTGCCCTCAATGCCATAAGAAAATGGAAATCATTGAAGGAAAAAATGGCGCTTATTTCCGTTGTAAGTTTGATGGTATTACTGAAAAAATTCCAGATAAAAAAGAACAGAAAAAGAAAATGTCTAAACAAGAAGAAAAACGTTTGGTAAAAAAATATTCCAAACCAGAGGAACCAGAAGAAAGTCCACTAGCAATCGCTATGAAAGAAGCGATGGATAAAGAGTAGGAAAAACGTTTAAAACAAAGAAACACCAAGCCTATAGGTTTGGTGTTTCTTTGTTTATCTTAACGTCTATAAATGATTTGCGCACCAAAAGGCATTAATGCTAGACGAGCTAGCTTGAAAGATTGTCTAGCAAAAGGAATGCCAATAATTGTAATATACAAAAATAACGCGCTTATTAAATGTCCGATAGCAAGAGGTAAGCCGCTTAAAAGAAGCCACAATATATTCAATAGCAAAGAAACACCGCTATTGTAATAAATAACTTCTTTACCAAACGGCCAAAAGCTCATAGTAGCCAATTTAAAACATTGTAAACCAACCGGTATACCAATAATGGTCATACACCACAAACAACCTGCTAATAACCAACAAAGACCACCTATGAGACCGCCAAAAATAAACCAAATCAGATTTCCTAAAAAATTCATTGCTTTCCAGCTTTCTAGTAAATTTTCATCATTTTACTATAACCGCTAAGGTAAAAGCAAGAACTAAGGGGGAGAAACTGAATGAACTATCAAAAAACAATCTTGCAAAACTACTTAATAATTTCTTCAGTTTCTTTATCAAAAAAGTGTACTTTATTGAGATCAAAGCTTAAATTTACCACTTCTCCAGGTTCGTGAAAGTCACGTGCATCGACTCTTGAAACAAATTCAGTATCGCCGATTTTTGTATAAAGCATTGTTTCTGCCCCTAATAATTCGGAAACTACGACCTCAGCACGAATAGTAGTTTTAGGAGAAGCATCGGTAAAAACTTGCTCGCCATGAATGTCTTCTGGACGGATACCTAAAGTTATTTCTTTACCGTTGTATCCTTTTTCTACAAGAAGTTTATTTCGTTTTTCTGGTACTCGGAGGTTTAAGTTTTGATGGTTAGTTATCATTCCATCCTTAAGCGTGACATCAAAGAAGTTCATTGCTGGAGAACCGATAAAGCCAGCCACAAATTCATTTACAGGATTATTATAAACTTCCTGGGGTGTACCGATTTGTTGAACAATGCCATCTTTCATAATAACGATACGATCAGCCATTGTCATAGCTTCTCGGGGATTTGACACTTCATTTTTAGCATGCTTCATTAAAAGCCTATCAAACAGGCTTTTTTTTATGATTTTTTTGTCAAGTTTTTAATTTTATTTGTAGCAATATGTAGTAATGTATGGTATAATGAAGAAAAGAAGGTGATGGAATGCGCGTCCAAGTATCAAAATCCAAAAATTCGGAGTCGCTCTATATCTCAAAAGCCGTTCGTATCGATGGCAAGAGTACGTCGAAAGTGGTGGAAAGATTAGGAACCCTCGAAGAAGTGAAGCAAAAGGCCCAAGGACAAGATCCCTATGAATGGGCTCGTGAACGCGCTAAGGTACTGACCGAACAAGAAAAAAATCAAGCTCGCGAGGTTTTAGTGAAGTTTTCTCCTCATAAGCAGATTTCAGCGAATCAACAGGTCTCTTTCAATGGCGGTTATCTTTTCCTGCAACAATTGTATTACCAACTCGGACTGGATAAAATTTGCGCTACCATTCAAAGCCAATATAAAACGACTTTTGATCTCAACGCCGTGCTTTCTCAACTAATTTATTCGCGTATTCTTTTCCCTGGTTCGAAACAACAAGCGTTTCATAAAAAAGACAAATACCTTGAGTCGCCGTCTCTAGACCTCCAACATTTTTATCGTGCGTTAGAAATCCTAGCCAAAGAAAACGACCTAATTCAAGCACAACTTTATAAAAACAGCCGCAAAGTGGTCGATCGTAACACCCAAATTCTTTATTATGACTGTACGAATTTCTTCTTTGAAATTGAGCAAGAAGATCCCTTTCGAAAATACGGCAAGTCGAAAGAAAATCGCCCCAACCCAATTGTTCAGATGGGCTTATTTATCGATGGCAACGGCGTTCCCCTGGCTTTTGACTTAAGCAGTGGCAACACCAATGAACAAGGGACGTTAAAACCGTTGGAAAAGAAAATCTTGCAAGATTTCTCCCTTTCGAAAATGGTGATTTGTACAGACGCGGGGTTATCCTCGACCGAAAACCGAAAATTCAACAACGTTCAAAATCGAGCCTTTATCACCACGCAGTCGGTCAAAAAATTGAAAAAGCATTTGAAAGATTGGGCCTTAGGACAGACCGGATGGAAAATTGTAGGCGATTCTTCTTCGAAAGAATATACGCTAAGAGAAGTAGACGCCTTAGGCGCTAAAAAGCAGACCTTTTTTAAAGAACGTTGGATTCATGAAGACGGCTTAGAACAACGCATGATCGTTTCCTATTCTTTAAAATATAAAGAATACCAAGAAAAAATACGTCAACGACAAGTCGAACGCGCGGAAAAACTCATTCAGTCCGGACAGAAATTACCCAAAAAGAAAAATTCCAACGACGTCAAACGTTTTATCAAACGAACATCGGTCACCCAAGAAGGAGAAAAAGCGGAAAAAGACGTGTTATCACTCGACACGTCTGTCATCGAAGAAGAAGCACGCTATGATGGGTTTTATGCCGTTTGTACGAATTTGAACGATCCCGTGGAAAAGATCATTCAAGTGAACCACCAACGATGGGAAATCGAAGAAACCTTTCGCATCATGAAAAGTGAATTTGATGCTCGGCCCGTTTATCTCAGTCGAGAAGATCGTATCCGTGCGCATTTCATTACTTGTTTTATGGCCATGATGATTTTTCGTCTCTTAGAAAAACGCTTAGATTCGCCGGATAGCTATTGTGAAATCATTGAAACGTTAAGAGAAATGAACTTTTATCAAATTACAGGCGAAGGCGTTATTCCGACTTATACGAGAACCGATCTCACCGATCGACTCCATGAGCAAGCCGGCTTTCGAACCGATTATCAAATTTTGCCGCAAAAAAGTTTGAAAAAAATTTTTAAGCAAACCAAATCGGGAAATATTACTACATTTTGAAACCTACGATAAAAGGCTTAAACCCTTGATAAAATAAGGGTCTAAGTCTTTTTTTCTATTATAAGTGTTAAATTCAGGATTTTACTATAACCGCTAAGGTAAAAGCAAGAACTAAGGGGGAGAAACTGAATGAACTATCAAAAAACAATCTTGCAAAACTACTTAATAATTTCTTCAGTTTCTTTATCAAAAAAGTGTACTTTATTGAGATCAAAGCTTAAATTTACCACTTCTCCAGGTTCGTGAAAGTCACGTGCATCGACTCTTGAAACAAATTCAGTATCGCCGATTTTTGTATAAAGCATTGTTTCTGCCCCTAATAATTCGGAAACTACGACCTCAGCACGAATAGTAGTTTTAGGAGAAGCATCGGTAAAAACTTGCTCGCCATGAATGTCTTCTGGACGGATACCTAAAGTTATTTCTTTACCGTTGTATCCTTTTTCTACAAGAAGTTTATTTCGTTTTTCTGGTACTCGGAGGTTTAAGTTTTGATGGTTAGTTATCATTCCATCCTTAAGCGTGACATCAAAGAAGTTCATTGCTGGAGAACCGATAAAGCCAGCCACAAATTCATTTACAGGATTATTATAAACTTCCTGGGGTGTACCGATTTGTTGAACAATGCCATCTTTCATAATAACGATACGATCAGCCATTGTCATAGCTTCTGTTTGGTCGTGCGTCACATAGATTGTAGTGGTTTCTAAACGACGATGTAATTTAGCGATTTCTGCTCGCATAGCGACCCGTAATTTAGCGTCTAAATTAGAGAGCGGTTCGTCCATTAAAAATACTTTAGCATCACGAACAATGGCGCGTCCTAAGGCTACACGTTGACGCTGGCCTCCGGATAAAGCTGCGGGTTTACGATCTAAGTAATCTTTTAGCCCTAAAATTTCAGCGGCGTTATCGACTCGTTGCTTGATTTGCGTTTTATCGTATTTTCTTAATTTTAAACCAAAAGCCATATTATCAAAGACAGACATATGAGGGTATAAAGCATAGTTTTGGAAAACCATAGCAATTTTGCGGTCTTTAGGAGCCACATTGTTCATGATTTTATCGCCAATCTTTAATTCACCTTCTGTAATATCTTCTAAGCCTGCAATCATACGTAGGGTGGTTGATTTCCCACATCCAGAAGGGCCAACAAAGACGATAAATTCACGGTCTTTAACATCTAAGTTAAAATCAGTTACGGAAAAGTGATCTGCATTATCATATTTTTTACCTATATTTTTTAAGGCCATTTCTACCATAGTTTACTCCTTCTTTCTGTTTAGCTTAGTACAAATATCATAATTGAAAGCGGTTTAAAAAAGCAATATAAATATGCATAAAATAAATATCTTTTTTTGTGCATGTTGTAAAATGCTTTTTATTTATTGAATGTTCGAATCAATAAATAACATAAGAATAAATCATCCATCTTTTTAAAGTTAAGCTGAGTACGTTGCTCAAATTTATCTATTTTATACTGCAAGGTATTACGATGCATGTATAATTCTTTGGCTGCTGAACTAACATTACCTTGCATTTTCCAAAGGGCAGCGATAATTTGTATAGTTTCTGCTTCGAACCATTCAGTAAAAAGGCTTTGCATCAAGTAGCTTTTCGTTACGTCATAATAAATAAAAAATAAAATAGAAGAACTAGCGATATCGAATACTTTATTTTGGGTATTACGCTTTAGTTCATAAAGAAATAATTGCTCTTCTTCATAGAAAAGTTGGGAGAAATCTTTTTCAAACGAGTGAAAACTTCCACTAAAAAGGCGTGTGTAACTGTTAAAGTCGCTGTCCAAAGCTAGAAAAATGCCTTCTAATTCTTTCATAGATAAGGCTTCTTCACTAAAGGCTTCAACGATAACTCCGTAGTTTTTGCTAAGGAATAATAGTTCTACTGTATGAGGTAAAATCGTACGTATCTCTTTTTTTAAGGCTATTAAATCGTTTTTTTCGAAACTTTGGAATTCAACCTGAATGAGACGGAAACTACCTTTATTTTCTGGAACTGGTTTATTAGAAAATAAGCTATTATACCAAGAGTGTTCTTTATCTAAAGAAGTCACATAAGTGGCGCTGGGGACGCTTATTGCTTGTAATAACTCTTTTTCGCTTTGAGTTAAGTTTTTTTGAGGGATCCATAAAAAACTATTTTCCATGGCAATAGATAAATAATTTTCATCGATTGTTGGAACGGCTTGAACAAAGGCATCTGGGTAAATTTCTTGTAGTTTTTGTCGATTCATTTATAATCCCCCTGACAAAAAAACTCGTTTTTCTAATTGTACCGAAAAAAATGAACTTCGCCAAATCGAAAGTAACTCCATTAAATTTGCTTATTATTTTTTCTTTATAAAAGAACTTGACATTTTTATTTTTAGCGTGTAAAGTAAACGACAACTTAAATAAATGACATCGAAAAGAAAAGTAGCTTTAGTTTTGTTTTAAGAGAGTCTCTATTTGGTGAGAAGAGATAATAGAATTATAGTGAAACACATCTTGGAGTCGTCTTTTTGAATGTAAAGTAGGAAAGTCCGGAGAGCCCGTTATAGCCAAAGTTATTGATTGATGACTTACTGAGTTTTATTCTGTGAGGAATAAATAAATAAAGGTGGAACCGCGTAATTGACGTCCTTTAGCCATTTGGCTAAAGGACTTTTTTATTTTTATTTTATTTTTCATCAGTAACTTATTGAGGTCTTTTTCGTAAGGAAAAGATAAATTGAGGTGGAACCACGTATTTTGCGTCCTCTGGGTAAAACCAGAGGCTATTTTTATTTTAGAGGAGGATGTATATGGACTATTTGTTTTCTATTTTTCCGCAATTATTTACAGGAATGGAAGTCACTTTTCGGTTGTTCTTACTCACAATTATTGGATCGATCCCGATTGGAATTATTTTAGCCTTTGTATTATGTAGTCGTTCCAAAATTTTAAAATCAATCATCCAATTGTATGTTTGGTTAATGCGCGGCACGCCGCTTTTATTACAATTGATTTTTGTTTTTTATGGGTTGCCATTAATAGGTATTGTTTTTGACCGCTTTGATGCTGCTTTGTTTGCTTTTGTTTTGAATTACGCAGCTTACTTTGCCGAAATCTTTCGTGGAGGTATTCAATCGATACCTAATGGACAGTATGAAGCAGCAAGAGTGTTACGTTTATCTTATGGACAAACTTTGCGCAAGATTATTATTCCTCAAGTGGTAAAAGTTACTTTACCAGCTGCAGGAAATGAAATTATTAATTTAGTAAAGGATACTTCTTTAGTTTATATCTTAGGCTTACAAGATGTGATGCGTATTGGAAAAGTCGCGATGGAACGAGACGTCTCATTAGTTCCACTGTTAGGCGTAGGAATCTTATATTTATTGATGACAGCTGTGTTTACTTTAATTCTACGAGGCCTAGAAAAACGTATGAATTATTATCGTTAGGAGGAAAATTATGTTAGAACTTAAAAATGTTAGTAAATCTTTTGGTTCTCAAGAAGTGATACGATCTTTAGATTTAACGATACCTGATGGCTCCATTTTGGCCATTGTTGGACCTTCCGGTGGTGGGAAAACTACTTTACTACGTGTATTAGCTGGTTTAGAAACGGTAGATGAGGGAGAATTTTTGTTAGACGGAGAAGAATTTAACCCAATTAGCTCAAAAAACCAAGAACAAGTCGTTGGCGTTGTATTTCAAGAATTTCAATTATTCCCTCACTTAAGTGTGTTTGAAAATATTGTATTAGCACCTCGATTAGCTTTAAAAGAAGAAAAAGAAACGTATACTAAAAAAGCAGAAGATATCTCCGCACGGTTAGGTCTAGATTCTTTATTACAACAATACCCTTATCAATTATCTGGTGGGCAAAAACAACGTGTAGCTATTGCTAGAGCAATGGCGATGGAACCCAAAGTGTTAGCTTATGATGAGCCTACAAGCGCCCTAGATCCAGCCTTACGTGAACATGTGGAACAAATTATCTTGGGGTTGAAACAACAAGGGGTTACGCAACTGGTAGTTACTCACGATATGGCTTTTGCAGAAAATATTGCAGATAACTTACTAGAGGTGGCTGAAATCAAGTAGGAGGTAGAAAATGAAAAAAATAGAAGGACTAGCGCTTGTTTTGGCAAGTATCTTTATACTAGGAGCTTGTTCAGCAGGAGAAACTGAAGAAGCAGCCGAAAATGCAGATGTTGTGGTTGGCTTAGACGATACTTTTGTACCTATGGGCTTTCGCGATGACGATGGGAATTTAACTGGTTTTGACATTGACTTAGCGACAGCGGTATTTGAGTTAAACGATACAGAAGTAGCCTTTCAGCCTATTGATTGGTCGATGAAAGAAACTGAATTAAAAAACGGCACGATTGATATGATTTGGAATGGCTATACACAAACGCCTGAACGAGAGGAAGATGTGGCCTTTTCCGAGTCTTATATGGGAAATACGCAATTATTAGTTACTGCTAAAGATAGCCAAATTAATTCAACCGAGGAAATGGATGGAAAAGTATTAGGCGCACAAGAAGGATCTTCTGGTTATAATTCATTTACTCAAGAAACTGAGGTCTTAAAAGATCGTGTTCAAGGAGAGGATGCTACACTTTATGATAGCTTCAATGAAGCTTTTATTGATCTGGAAAATGGCCGAATTGACGGACTTTTGATTGATAGAGTTTATGCTGAATATTATTTGCGACAAAATGATCAAACCGATGATTTTAATTTAGTCGAAACGCCATTTGAAGAAGAAGACTTCGCGGTTGGCGTTCGAAAAGATGACGAAGAACTATTACAAGAAATTAATGATGGCATTAACGAACTACAAGAAAATGGGGAGTTAGCAGAAATCTCGGAAAAATGGTTTGGTGAAGATGTCTCATCTGATTGAGAAAAATTTAAAGAAAGTAGGGAAGAAACTTTTGTTCCCTTCTTTTTTTTTGTATAATGAATGAGAATGAAAAGAGGGATGACATGGCACAAAAAAAGAAACGTACCAAAAAACGTAAAACAAAAAAACAAATACGCCAACAAGAAAAATTAACGTTAATTTCCTTTGGTTTTTTATTTATATTATTTGCTATTTTTGCGTTATTTCAATTAGGCTTTTTAGGAACATTAATTGCTAATGGTTTTCGTATTATTGGTGGTAATACATATCCTGTTCTTTGTGTCTTGTTAGCCATGTATGGATTATGGGTTATGATAAAAAATAACGAGGGAAAAACGAAGATAACCTATGGAAGTAAATTCGTTGGAGTTCTCTTAATTTATTTAGGAATACTGATTTTTTTCCATGCCCAATTATTTGGTAGAATTCAAACAGATCAACCGCAAATTCTGTCTACTACTTGGCAAATTTTATTAGGGGATATCCAACGAGCTCAAGTAAGCGCCAATGTTGGAGGCGGTATGTTAGGAGCGTTACTTTATCAAGCGACTTACTTCCTCGTTTCTAAGATTGGAAGCTATGTGTTTGCTGTTTTGTTCATTATTTTGGGTGGTTACTTTATTAGCCCGATGGATAGTCAGCAATTATTGGAACTTTTGCATGGGATAAAAGAAAAAATCCAAAAATTGATTGCTGGTAATCCAGAAAAGAAAGATCAAAAACAAGAAAATAAAGAAGCTAGGAAACAAGCAAGGAAAGAAAAGAAAGAACAAAAGCAAGCGCAGGAACGAGAAGCTGCTTTACAACAAGTAAAGGAACAAGAAAAGAATCAAGTTCGTTCATTGTCTGCTGCTGAAAAATTAGCTCAAGAGCAAAAAGCTGACGCTAGTGGTGAGGCAGAACAGTTAAGTTTTGTGCCTATTGATAGCTACCAACAAAGTCA
This region of Tetragenococcus osmophilus genomic DNA includes:
- a CDS encoding amino acid ABC transporter ATP-binding protein; amino-acid sequence: MLELKNVSKSFGSQEVIRSLDLTIPDGSILAIVGPSGGGKTTLLRVLAGLETVDEGEFLLDGEEFNPISSKNQEQVVGVVFQEFQLFPHLSVFENIVLAPRLALKEEKETYTKKAEDISARLGLDSLLQQYPYQLSGGQKQRVAIARAMAMEPKVLAYDEPTSALDPALREHVEQIILGLKQQGVTQLVVTHDMAFAENIADNLLEVAEIK
- a CDS encoding ABC transporter ATP-binding protein, which translates into the protein MVEMALKNIGKKYDNADHFSVTDFNLDVKDREFIVFVGPSGCGKSTTLRMIAGLEDITEGELKIGDKIMNNVAPKDRKIAMVFQNYALYPHMSVFDNMAFGLKLRKYDKTQIKQRVDNAAEILGLKDYLDRKPAALSGGQRQRVALGRAIVRDAKVFLMDEPLSNLDAKLRVAMRAEIAKLHRRLETTTIYVTHDQTEAMTMADRIVIMKDGIVQQIGTPQEVYNNPVNEFVAGFIGSPAMNFFDVTLKDGMITNHQNLNLRVPEKRNKLLVEKGYNGKEITLGIRPEDIHGEQVFTDASPKTTIRAEVVVSELLGAETMLYTKIGDTEFVSRVDARDFHEPGEVVNLSFDLNKVHFFDKETEEIIK
- a CDS encoding helix-turn-helix domain-containing protein, which produces MNRQKLQEIYPDAFVQAVPTIDENYLSIAMENSFLWIPQKNLTQSEKELLQAISVPSATYVTSLDKEHSWYNSLFSNKPVPENKGSFRLIQVEFQSFEKNDLIALKKEIRTILPHTVELLFLSKNYGVIVEAFSEEALSMKELEGIFLALDSDFNSYTRLFSGSFHSFEKDFSQLFYEEEQLFLYELKRNTQNKVFDIASSSILFFIYYDVTKSYLMQSLFTEWFEAETIQIIAALWKMQGNVSSAAKELYMHRNTLQYKIDKFEQRTQLNFKKMDDLFLCYLLIRTFNK
- a CDS encoding amino acid ABC transporter substrate-binding protein codes for the protein MKKIEGLALVLASIFILGACSAGETEEAAENADVVVGLDDTFVPMGFRDDDGNLTGFDIDLATAVFELNDTEVAFQPIDWSMKETELKNGTIDMIWNGYTQTPEREEDVAFSESYMGNTQLLVTAKDSQINSTEEMDGKVLGAQEGSSGYNSFTQETEVLKDRVQGEDATLYDSFNEAFIDLENGRIDGLLIDRVYAEYYLRQNDQTDDFNLVETPFEEEDFAVGVRKDDEELLQEINDGINELQENGELAEISEKWFGEDVSSD
- a CDS encoding amino acid ABC transporter permease, which codes for MDYLFSIFPQLFTGMEVTFRLFLLTIIGSIPIGIILAFVLCSRSKILKSIIQLYVWLMRGTPLLLQLIFVFYGLPLIGIVFDRFDAALFAFVLNYAAYFAEIFRGGIQSIPNGQYEAARVLRLSYGQTLRKIIIPQVVKVTLPAAGNEIINLVKDTSLVYILGLQDVMRIGKVAMERDVSLVPLLGVGILYLLMTAVFTLILRGLEKRMNYYR
- a CDS encoding IS1634 family transposase, with amino-acid sequence MRVQVSKSKNSESLYISKAVRIDGKSTSKVVERLGTLEEVKQKAQGQDPYEWARERAKVLTEQEKNQAREVLVKFSPHKQISANQQVSFNGGYLFLQQLYYQLGLDKICATIQSQYKTTFDLNAVLSQLIYSRILFPGSKQQAFHKKDKYLESPSLDLQHFYRALEILAKENDLIQAQLYKNSRKVVDRNTQILYYDCTNFFFEIEQEDPFRKYGKSKENRPNPIVQMGLFIDGNGVPLAFDLSSGNTNEQGTLKPLEKKILQDFSLSKMVICTDAGLSSTENRKFNNVQNRAFITTQSVKKLKKHLKDWALGQTGWKIVGDSSSKEYTLREVDALGAKKQTFFKERWIHEDGLEQRMIVSYSLKYKEYQEKIRQRQVERAEKLIQSGQKLPKKKNSNDVKRFIKRTSVTQEGEKAEKDVLSLDTSVIEEEARYDGFYAVCTNLNDPVEKIIQVNHQRWEIEETFRIMKSEFDARPVYLSREDRIRAHFITCFMAMMIFRLLEKRLDSPDSYCEIIETLREMNFYQITGEGVIPTYTRTDLTDRLHEQAGFRTDYQILPQKSLKKIFKQTKSGNITTF
- a CDS encoding YccF domain-containing protein, translated to MNFLGNLIWFIFGGLIGGLCWLLAGCLWCMTIIGIPVGLQCFKLATMSFWPFGKEVIYYNSGVSLLLNILWLLLSGLPLAIGHLISALFLYITIIGIPFARQSFKLARLALMPFGAQIIYRR
- a CDS encoding DUF1033 family protein — protein: MYQVVTMYGDNEPWWFFEEWEEDIQEETSFLSLEEAKRFFQEKWEIIYNNYTYINAKTNFLSAFWNEGEERWCEECDDDLQQYKGLALLKDHQPISVESERKFYEATNSSGKAKRCQRPE
- a CDS encoding DNA topoisomerase 3; this encodes MKQLILAEKPSVAKDLSKVLGANKKTKNYYEGPDVIVTWALGHLLGLKMPEDIDKNWQTWQMETLPMIPKQIGIKPLPKTGQQLKAIKQLAHRKDVKEFVIATDAGREGELVARWILEWIHFNKPVKRLWISSQTNKAIKEGFKHLKPAKQYDDLYESALARSKADWLIGLNISRALTVKYEDSLNAGRVQTPTLSFVRQQEKQIDKFRPQTYYRIELEVEGQKAFRLQKNPYEIKEQQTAQELIEQMKQHTGTVTKVSEKTKTENAPLPYDLTEIQRVANQRYNFSAKKTLSLVQSLYETHKVVTYPRTDSKYLTNDMKKTMKERLQAVANFAPEVKEYIKAGANVKQKAVFNDAKVTDHSGLIPTEQRANSAKFSNDEQKIYNMIVSRFLALFANPHKKLQQKATVAFADEHFVFTQNKVIEAGWKPTEDTSDATAQWQEGQKIRPNFSIKKELTKPPKPLDESTLLEKMEKFDLGTPATRAEIIEKLLRSELMERTPNGLQVSPKGKQLLDLVNSSLVTPDLTKKWEDELEAIAKGKFSANKFLKQIEQDTKQLVKEVKQSQKKYQDFSITQKECPKCGSFLREKNTRDGRIYVCSNSECDYHRRKDPKVSNHRCPQCHKKMEIIEGKNGAYFRCKFDGITEKIPDKKEQKKKMSKQEEKRLVKKYSKPEEPEESPLAIAMKEAMDKE